A region of Acidobacteriota bacterium DNA encodes the following proteins:
- a CDS encoding peroxiredoxin, which translates to MTGPLPIGTDAPDFEAQTTDGPIRFHEWLGNSWGVIFSHPKDFTPVCTTELGYMARIKPEFDKRNVKIIGLSIDPVDRHAGWAKDIEETQGTAPNYPMIGDTDLKVAKLYGMLPADAGESCEGRTAADNATVRNVYVIGPDKKVKLLISYPMSTGRNFDEVLRVIDSMQLSAKHKVATPVNWKDGEDVIILGTVTDEDARKQYPQGWKAPKPYLRIVPQPK; encoded by the coding sequence ATGACTGGCCCTCTGCCCATCGGCACCGATGCGCCCGACTTCGAAGCCCAAACCACCGACGGCCCGATCCGCTTTCACGAGTGGCTGGGCAATTCCTGGGGCGTGATCTTCTCGCACCCCAAGGACTTCACGCCGGTGTGTACGACCGAACTGGGATACATGGCGCGGATCAAGCCGGAGTTCGACAAACGCAACGTGAAGATCATCGGGCTAAGCATCGACCCGGTGGACCGCCATGCGGGCTGGGCCAAGGACATTGAGGAAACCCAGGGCACGGCCCCGAACTACCCCATGATCGGCGACACCGACCTGAAGGTGGCCAAGTTGTACGGCATGCTCCCGGCCGATGCCGGCGAATCGTGCGAAGGCCGCACCGCGGCCGACAACGCGACCGTCCGCAACGTCTACGTAATCGGCCCCGACAAGAAGGTCAAGCTGCTCATCTCCTACCCAATGAGCACCGGCCGCAACTTCGATGAAGTGCTGCGGGTGATCGATTCCATGCAGCTCTCCGCCAAGCACAAGGTCGCCACGCCCGTGAACTGGAAGGACGGCGAGGACGTGATCATCCTGGGCACGGTGACCGACGAAGACGCCAGGAAGCAGTATCCGCAGGGGTGGAAGGCGCCGAAGCCGTACCTGCGCATCGTCCCGCAGCCGAAGTAA